The window TGCGCCAGCACATTCAGAGTTTCTACGACAAAGTATTTGAAACTTTGCAAAATTTGTCGTAATAACCGTTAGCGGTACTGCAACCAAAGCATTGGCAATTTCATCCAACTAATTAAAGAAGCCACAGAGCACACAGAGTTCACAGAGAAAAATCAATAAAGCTTTTTTATTCTCTGTGAACTCTGTGGCGATTTTTTGAAATATACAGGAAAAAATTATGCCCGAAGTAACCGTCATCTATGGCGAAGAAATTAGAACAGTGCAGGCTCAAAAAGGCGAACTTCTCGGTGAGATCATTGCCAAAACCGGTCTCCCCCTCGAACAACCCTGCGCCGGTCGTGGCACCTGCGGTAAATGCAAGGTGCTCGTCGAAGAAGGTGTCGGCCAACCCGATGAAATTGAACTCGAAAATCTGAGTGCGGGTGAACTTGCGCTGAACAACCGCCTGGCCTGCCGCGCCCGCATCGAAGAAGATTCGCGCCTGGTACTCTCACCCATCGTGGTGTATTCCAACAAAATTTTCAAAAGCAGCTCACGCTATAAACGCGAAAAAGACGTGCCATTGGGACTGGCAATCGACTTTGGCTCCACAACCGTAGCCGCTTTTCTGACCATGCTCGATACCGGCGAAGTTGCCGCGGGCGGCGGCGGGTTGAACCAGCAAACCGTATATGGCGCCGATGTGATCTCGCGTCTGGCCGCGGCCCTAGAAAGCCCCGAAAACGCCGACCGCCTGCAACGCCTGGCGCTGGCTTCCATCAATCAGGCCGTCGATTCGCTGAAACTCTCCAAGCGCATCCTCGAGCGCGTGCAACGCGTCACCATTGTCGGTAACGTAGCTATGCACCATCTCTTAGCCAAACAACCGCTGGAATCGATCTCAATGATGCCCTTCCAGCCGCATAGTTCCGCTTCAATTAAGGATGCCCAATACTTGATGAGTGGCATTTTTCCCGAACATATCCAGGTGATGCTGCCCCCATTGATCGGCGGTTTTGTGGGGTCGGATGCGCTGGCCTGTCTGGCCTATTTCAACTTCGACAACCCTTCGGGGCCAATGGCGGCCATTGATTTGGGCACCAACGGTGAAGTCATGGTCACGGATGGCAAACGCATTCTGACCGCATCCACCGCTGCCGGGCCTGCCTTTGAAGGCGTCAATATTTCCTGCGGCACACGCGCCATCGACGGCGCAATTGTGGATACCCAACTCCAGGATGGTCAGCTTGATCTAGAAACCATCGCCAATGCAGAACCCATCGGACTGACCGGTTCCGGCTTGCTCAGCGCTGTCAACCAATTCCGGCAAGCAGGTGTGATTGACCCCAGCGGACGGATTCTCCCCAAACCCGAAGGCTATACCCATCTCATCGGTAGCGATGAATACGGGGCACGCTCGATTGATCTCGTTGAAGATGGCTCTCTTAAACTTACACAACTCGATGTGCGCGAACTGCAAAAAGCCAAAGGCGCGATCCGCGCCGCCATTGACGTGCTAATGATGCAACTCAATCTGAAGCCTGAAGATTTGCAAAAAGTAATCCTCACCGGCTCCTTCGGCGGGCAGGTGGATATTGACGCCATCATTAACATTGGTTTGATTCCCCCTGTTGCGCCGGAAGTCGTCGAAACCACCGCCAACGGAGCCGGATTCGGCGCGGCGATCTTCCTCTCGGAGGAGGGTTTTGCGCTAGGCGAAAAACTGGCCGCCAAAGCAGAGCAAATTGATCTCGATTTGGATGCTAACTTCAACATATTGTATGTTGAGGGCATGTCGTTATCACCCAATGGTAAACGAGCGTGATAACAACCATAACACCCAACGTGGTGCCCTCGCGCACGCGCGGTATCGCGCTGGTCATCCTGGCAACAGTATTCTGGTCTACATCAGGAATTTTCATCAACCTGATTATCCAACAAAGCGGCGTCAGTTCTGTTAACCTTGCCTTTTGGCGCGATTTAGGCACATTTCTTGTTTTACTGGTTGGCATTGCCTTGCTCAATCCCCAATTACTACGCATCAAGCGTCATGACATCCCCTGGCTCTTTGCTATGGGAGGCAGCATCGGCGCGTTTCACGCCTTATGGAATACAGCCGTTGTGCTCAATGGCGCTTCGATTGCCACTGTCATCCAGAGCGATTCCCCCATTTTCGTCACCATCATGGCCTGGATATTTTTCAAAGAGCCACTTACCCGAAAAAAGTTTGCCGCTATTGCGCTCTCTATCGCAGGGACTGTTCTTATTTCTGGATTTTACGGCATGGGAAGCCTGCAAGTGACGGGCTACGGCGTTACGATTGCGCTGGCTTCTGCCATCATGTATGGCTTGGTCAGTCTGTTCGGGAAAAAACTCGTGGGCAATTATAGTTCTTGGACGGTGCTTTTATACACCTTTGGCATTGCTGCGCTGCTACTGTTGCCCCTCCAATTTGCAACACCCATCCCGTGGCCGATTTCCACGCAAGTGCAATTTCTGTTTGCCGGTTTGGTTTTGATCACCACCGTTTCAGGTTTTGCGCTGTACACTACCGCGCTAAAAGCCCTTCAAGCCAGCGTTGCCTCCATTATGAACACCACCGAAGTCGCGTTTGCTGCTATCCTGGCCTATTTCATTTTGGGCGAACGCCTGGATATCTGGCAAATTATTGGCGCAGCTTTGGTCGTCAGCGGCGTAATTCTCATTTCGCTTCCCAACGGAAAGACCAAAAATACCTGAACTCATCCGTGGCTAAACCAAAAACCGGGCTGCGTGCAGCCCGGTTTTTGGTATTTTCATGATTGAATTAATCTTCCAGCGTAGATGTATCGCCTTCATCCAGACCCAGGGCACGCGCTTTGAGCAAACGACGCATAATCTTGCCGGAGCGCGTCTTGGGGAGCTTGTCCACAAAGGTGATTTCCTCGGGGCGGGCGATCTTGCCGATGTGGTCGCCAACGTGCTGGATGAGTTCATCGGCAAGAGCAGGTGTGGCCACATCGCCTGCACGCAGAATGCAGTAGGCATGAATAGCCTGCCCCTTCACATCATGAGGCAAACCAATTGCCGCGGCTTCAGCGACTGCCGAGTGGCTGACCAACGCGCTTTCAATCTCGGCTGTTCCCAGGCGATAGCCAGAAACCTTAATTACATCATCCACACGCCCGATGATCCAGAAATAGCCATCTTCGTCGCGTTTGGCGGAGTCGCCGGTAGTGTAGTACCCGGGGTATTTACTCCAGTATTGCTCCACATAACGATCAGGATTTTTATAAATCGTGCGCAACATAGCAGGCCAGGGTTTTTTGAGCACCATGTAGCCTTCTTCCCCATCGGCAACAGGATTGCCTTCTTCGTCCAGGATTTCAGCCTCTTGCCCAAAGAAGGGGCGCGTCCCGGAACCGGGCTTGAGCGGCACCACCGGGGTTGGGGTAATCATAAAGTTGCCAGTTTCCGTCTGCCACCAGGTATCCATAATCGGGCAGCGTTCCCCACCGATCACGCGATGATACCATTTCCAGGCCTCGGGGTTAATGGGTTCTCCCACCGAACCCAGCAAACGCAACGAAGAAAGATCATGCCGATTAGGCCAGGATTCGCCGAAACGCATCAGACCGCGGATGGCTGTCGGCGCGGTGTAGAATACGGTCAGGCCATATTTTGCAATCATCTTCCACCAGCGGTCTGGATAGGGGTAATTGGGGGCACCTTCATATATGAAAGATGTGGCCCCCAACACAAGGGGTGCATAAACGATATAGGAGTGCCCGGTGATCCAGCCCGGATCAGCGGCACACCACCAACGATCATCATCCTGCAAATCAAAGACATATTTCAGCGTCGCCGAAGTCCCCACCATGTAGCCGCCGTGGGTATGCAAAATGGCTTTGGGCGTGCCCGTAGTGCCGGATGTATACAAAATAAAGAGAGGGTCTTCGGCATCCAACTTTTCGGTTTTGCAATCGCCGTTGGCAATCGGCAATTGAGCCAAATCATGATACCAATAATCACGCCCCGTTTCCATATATACTTCTTGCCCGGTACGTTTGACTACAATAACCGTTTCCACCGAAGGCGAATGCTTGACCGCTTCGTCCACAATCTGTTTAAGTTCAACAATTTTGCCCCGCATCCAACCGCCATCAGCGGTGATAACCACTTTCGATTCCGAATCGTCAATGCGGCCTTGCAAAGCATCCACACTAAAGCCGCCATAGACAACCGAGTGAATCGCGCCGAGTTTGGCACAAGCCAGCATAGCGAACATAATCTCCGGTATGCGCCCCATATAAATGGTGACGCGATCCCCTTTGCCGACGCCCATAGCTTTGAGGATATTCGCAAACTGATTAACCTCGCGGTTCAATCCGTGATAAGAAATCGCCCGGCTGTCTCCAGGCTCACCTTCCCAGATTAATGCCAGTTTATTCCTGCGCCAGGTTTGAAGATGACGGTCAATGGCATTATGCACAATATTGGTCTGCGCGCCAACAAACCATTTATAAAATGGGGGGGTGCTGTCATCTAAAACCTGATCCCATTTCTGGTACCATTCCAGTTCTTCGGCTTCACTGGCCCAAAAACCTTCCAGATCATCTGCTGCCCATTGGGCAGTTGCCTCCCAATCTTTGAGGCGAGCTTTTTCGATCACCTCCGCGGATGGATAGAACACTTCGCCTTGCAGTTGTTTTTTTGTTGTCATTGTGCCAACCTCCAATTGACGGATACCATTAAGGTTTTCGCTGCATATTAAGAGAAACCCGAACGAAGCCAAATAGACACGCCCAATCCTAAAAAAATATTGGGCACACTAAGGCATCTTACCCTAAAATCGCGGCCATGCGCTCGATAGCCAATTGAATATTTTCAACCGAATTAGCATACGAAAGCCGCAGATAGCCTTCGCCATACTCACCAAAGGAAGACCCTGGTAACAAAGCTACCCCGGCTTCATCCAACAGCCAGTTGGCAACTTCACTCGAAGATTTTCCCAACGCTTTGATATTTGGGAACACATAAAACGCGCCTTGCGGCTTCTGGCAGGTGACACCGGGCAAGCTGTTCAGACCCGCTACAATCACATCTCGCCGTCGCTGATACTCAGCAACCACCACATCCACCTGATCTTGCGGCCCACTGATCGCTTCCATCCCGGCATATTGGATAAATTCCGCCGTTGAGCCGACGGAGTGCGTTAACAACAACCCTATCCGCCGGGCCAGCTCTGCGGGCATAATCCCGTACCCCA of the Chloroflexota bacterium genome contains:
- a CDS encoding DUF4445 domain-containing protein, whose product is MPEVTVIYGEEIRTVQAQKGELLGEIIAKTGLPLEQPCAGRGTCGKCKVLVEEGVGQPDEIELENLSAGELALNNRLACRARIEEDSRLVLSPIVVYSNKIFKSSSRYKREKDVPLGLAIDFGSTTVAAFLTMLDTGEVAAGGGGLNQQTVYGADVISRLAAALESPENADRLQRLALASINQAVDSLKLSKRILERVQRVTIVGNVAMHHLLAKQPLESISMMPFQPHSSASIKDAQYLMSGIFPEHIQVMLPPLIGGFVGSDALACLAYFNFDNPSGPMAAIDLGTNGEVMVTDGKRILTASTAAGPAFEGVNISCGTRAIDGAIVDTQLQDGQLDLETIANAEPIGLTGSGLLSAVNQFRQAGVIDPSGRILPKPEGYTHLIGSDEYGARSIDLVEDGSLKLTQLDVRELQKAKGAIRAAIDVLMMQLNLKPEDLQKVILTGSFGGQVDIDAIINIGLIPPVAPEVVETTANGAGFGAAIFLSEEGFALGEKLAAKAEQIDLDLDANFNILYVEGMSLSPNGKRA
- a CDS encoding EamA family transporter: MITTITPNVVPSRTRGIALVILATVFWSTSGIFINLIIQQSGVSSVNLAFWRDLGTFLVLLVGIALLNPQLLRIKRHDIPWLFAMGGSIGAFHALWNTAVVLNGASIATVIQSDSPIFVTIMAWIFFKEPLTRKKFAAIALSIAGTVLISGFYGMGSLQVTGYGVTIALASAIMYGLVSLFGKKLVGNYSSWTVLLYTFGIAALLLLPLQFATPIPWPISTQVQFLFAGLVLITTVSGFALYTTALKALQASVASIMNTTEVAFAAILAYFILGERLDIWQIIGAALVVSGVILISLPNGKTKNT
- the acs gene encoding acetate--CoA ligase; translation: MTTKKQLQGEVFYPSAEVIEKARLKDWEATAQWAADDLEGFWASEAEELEWYQKWDQVLDDSTPPFYKWFVGAQTNIVHNAIDRHLQTWRRNKLALIWEGEPGDSRAISYHGLNREVNQFANILKAMGVGKGDRVTIYMGRIPEIMFAMLACAKLGAIHSVVYGGFSVDALQGRIDDSESKVVITADGGWMRGKIVELKQIVDEAVKHSPSVETVIVVKRTGQEVYMETGRDYWYHDLAQLPIANGDCKTEKLDAEDPLFILYTSGTTGTPKAILHTHGGYMVGTSATLKYVFDLQDDDRWWCAADPGWITGHSYIVYAPLVLGATSFIYEGAPNYPYPDRWWKMIAKYGLTVFYTAPTAIRGLMRFGESWPNRHDLSSLRLLGSVGEPINPEAWKWYHRVIGGERCPIMDTWWQTETGNFMITPTPVVPLKPGSGTRPFFGQEAEILDEEGNPVADGEEGYMVLKKPWPAMLRTIYKNPDRYVEQYWSKYPGYYTTGDSAKRDEDGYFWIIGRVDDVIKVSGYRLGTAEIESALVSHSAVAEAAAIGLPHDVKGQAIHAYCILRAGDVATPALADELIQHVGDHIGKIARPEEITFVDKLPKTRSGKIMRRLLKARALGLDEGDTSTLED